A genomic stretch from Thermomonospora umbrina includes:
- a CDS encoding type IV secretory system conjugative DNA transfer family protein produces the protein MSEAAGLLFGELHLPRPLVVGQVVEWLRHLASLPGPAGIVLEARADADGVRFLLGAPAERIGRLQRQLVAALPGTRLNLAANGRSVRRVPVQTVARLRQHPAGLPLTTDAPEATTRALLSALAGPLGDGEALVVQTVLGVARPPRTVPARVGEPAASLWTLLTKGQPAASGDSRARVARRLGQAGFAATVRVGVAAATPERRRQLITAVLGALATTESPGVRLHLVREPAERLNAAQRPWRWPLQLGVSEVATLLGWPYADNDRNDERDLPGLPPVHPKLLGAAANVHSGRRVFARSAVPGDSRLLGISPQDQTYHGVAYGPSGSGKTTALLHLILADITAGRPVVVLDPKRQLIDDIMARVPAHRIGDVVELNAGNASPVGFNPLDVAGRDPDVVVDGIMAVFQAVFYDGWGPRTADIFSASLRTLARTSTPDRPATLVDLPRLLTDAPFRRPLVGAIQDDVALAGFWSWYEDQNPGAQAAVIAAPLNKLRQFLLRPALVRMLDQRSGRFRLRDVFRDNKVVLVPANEGLVGSGTATLLGNLVVADLWQAIQERAGEADPSGRPGMVFIDEAHRFTGLPVPLADALAQSRSLGVGWFLASQFRSQFPPELRTAIDINGRSKLVFATEHDDARDMARLARGLVAEDFMALGRYQAYANLVADGLPSGWALVKTLPPPPPTTDPARVRAAVAERYGPLPPPPVEPSPSPPGPVGRRQRRRP, from the coding sequence ATGAGTGAGGCGGCGGGCCTGCTTTTCGGGGAGCTGCATCTGCCGCGTCCGCTGGTGGTCGGGCAGGTGGTGGAGTGGCTGAGGCATCTGGCGTCGCTGCCCGGCCCGGCGGGGATCGTGCTGGAAGCACGGGCCGATGCCGACGGCGTGCGCTTCCTGCTGGGCGCCCCGGCCGAGCGGATCGGCAGGCTGCAGCGTCAGCTGGTCGCGGCGCTGCCGGGCACGCGGCTCAACCTGGCAGCGAACGGCCGGTCGGTACGGCGCGTGCCGGTGCAGACCGTAGCCCGGCTACGGCAGCATCCGGCCGGATTGCCCCTGACCACCGATGCGCCCGAGGCCACCACCCGGGCGCTGCTGTCTGCCTTGGCGGGGCCGCTCGGTGATGGTGAAGCGCTGGTGGTGCAAACCGTGCTCGGTGTTGCCCGCCCGCCGCGGACGGTGCCCGCTCGGGTGGGGGAGCCTGCCGCTTCGCTCTGGACGCTGCTGACCAAGGGGCAACCTGCCGCCAGCGGCGACAGCCGTGCCCGCGTCGCCCGGCGGCTCGGTCAGGCGGGCTTTGCGGCCACCGTCCGGGTCGGGGTGGCGGCTGCTACCCCGGAGCGCCGCCGTCAGCTCATCACGGCTGTGCTCGGTGCCCTGGCCACCACCGAGAGTCCTGGCGTGCGGCTGCACCTGGTCCGCGAACCGGCCGAGCGGCTGAACGCGGCGCAGCGGCCGTGGCGTTGGCCCTTGCAGCTGGGCGTCAGCGAGGTCGCCACACTGCTCGGCTGGCCGTATGCCGACAACGATCGCAACGACGAACGTGACCTGCCCGGCCTGCCACCCGTCCATCCGAAGCTGCTAGGCGCGGCGGCGAATGTCCACAGCGGGCGGCGTGTCTTCGCCCGCAGTGCGGTACCCGGTGACAGCCGCCTGCTTGGCATTTCGCCGCAAGATCAGACGTATCACGGGGTGGCCTACGGGCCGTCAGGCTCGGGAAAAACCACGGCGCTGCTGCACCTCATTCTGGCCGACATCACTGCCGGTCGCCCGGTGGTGGTGCTCGACCCCAAACGGCAGCTCATTGACGACATCATGGCGCGCGTACCGGCGCACCGCATCGGTGATGTGGTCGAGCTGAACGCTGGCAATGCCTCGCCGGTTGGCTTCAACCCCCTGGACGTAGCGGGCCGGGATCCCGATGTCGTGGTCGATGGCATCATGGCCGTCTTCCAGGCGGTCTTCTATGACGGTTGGGGGCCGCGCACCGCCGACATTTTCTCGGCCAGCCTGCGGACGCTGGCACGCACCAGTACACCCGACCGTCCAGCCACACTCGTCGATCTGCCGCGCCTGCTGACCGATGCGCCGTTCCGGCGGCCGTTGGTCGGAGCCATCCAGGACGACGTCGCCTTGGCGGGATTCTGGAGCTGGTACGAAGATCAAAATCCTGGCGCACAGGCGGCGGTGATCGCTGCACCGCTGAACAAGCTGCGTCAGTTCCTGCTGCGGCCGGCACTGGTGCGCATGCTCGATCAGCGGTCGGGCCGCTTCCGGCTGCGCGACGTCTTCCGAGACAACAAGGTCGTGTTGGTGCCCGCGAACGAGGGGTTGGTGGGTAGCGGCACCGCCACGCTGCTCGGCAATCTCGTGGTGGCCGACCTCTGGCAGGCCATCCAGGAAAGAGCCGGTGAAGCCGATCCCAGCGGCCGACCGGGCATGGTGTTCATCGACGAAGCCCACCGCTTCACGGGCCTGCCCGTACCCCTGGCAGACGCCCTGGCGCAGTCCCGCTCACTGGGCGTCGGCTGGTTCCTGGCCTCACAGTTCCGCAGCCAGTTCCCGCCCGAGCTGCGTACGGCCATCGACATCAACGGGCGGAGCAAGCTCGTGTTCGCGACCGAACACGATGACGCCCGTGACATGGCTCGCCTGGCGCGGGGTTTGGTGGCCGAGGACTTCATGGCCTTGGGCCGCTACCAGGCGTACGCCAACCTGGTGGCCGATGGGTTGCCGTCTGGCTGGGCGCTGGTCAAGACCTTGCCGCCACCTCCGCCAACCACCGACCCGGCGCGGGTGCGGGCAGCCGTGGCCGAGCGCTACGGGCCGCTGCCACCGCCACCGGTCGAGCCGTCGCCATCGCCGCCGGGGCCGGTCGGACGTCGGCAACGGAGGCGGCCATGA
- a CDS encoding helix-turn-helix domain-containing protein — translation MRQLAKKAGINSGGLARIENGRTSHSPRPDTLNKLARALDVPLTDLLIRVGCELTPPDLPTYLCARYGPLPNDVLTDACRYIEGLIADCGIDPHGPASTEDEYTKARH, via the coding sequence ATGCGGCAGCTGGCCAAGAAGGCGGGAATAAACTCCGGCGGCCTGGCCCGCATCGAGAACGGCCGAACCAGCCACTCGCCTCGCCCTGACACCCTGAACAAGCTGGCACGCGCCTTGGACGTGCCCCTGACCGACTTGCTGATACGCGTCGGCTGCGAGCTCACTCCGCCCGATCTTCCCACTTACTTGTGCGCCCGCTACGGCCCCTTGCCCAACGACGTCCTCACCGACGCCTGTCGTTACATCGAGGGCCTCATCGCTGACTGCGGCATCGACCCCCACGGGCCAGCCAGTACCGAAGACGAATACACCAAAGCGCGGCACTAG
- a CDS encoding replication-relaxation family protein has protein sequence MAELLAQLSERDRAVLDDLRDHRLLTTALIRRLHFVHGEGERHSSQMAASTATMRVLTRLEAHGLVARLGRRIGGARAGSSGIVWQLGASGERLLRTLHGDPTRRRYLEPSTAFTAHTLDVAELAVRLHELARSGAVELVRLETEPDCWRSYLAAHGAPAWLKPDLFTITATGDYEDHLFIEVDRATEHPGVVVRKAAVYQRYAATGQHQAEHGLFPGVLWVVPDEQRRGVLEIALARDRHVQTELFHVVTTEGFRAAMTGERPVPASAEAQGRNK, from the coding sequence GTGGCCGAGCTGCTGGCCCAGCTGTCGGAGCGGGACCGTGCCGTGCTGGACGACCTGCGCGACCACCGGCTCCTCACCACCGCCCTGATCCGGCGGCTGCACTTTGTTCATGGTGAGGGGGAGCGGCACAGCAGCCAAATGGCGGCCTCGACCGCCACCATGCGCGTGCTGACCCGGCTGGAGGCACACGGCCTGGTGGCCCGCCTGGGGCGGCGCATCGGCGGCGCACGGGCGGGATCCTCCGGCATCGTCTGGCAGCTCGGCGCCAGCGGTGAGCGGCTGTTGCGCACGCTTCACGGCGATCCGACCCGCCGCCGCTACCTGGAACCGTCGACCGCCTTCACCGCCCACACCCTGGACGTTGCGGAACTGGCCGTCCGGCTGCACGAACTCGCCCGGAGCGGCGCGGTCGAACTGGTGCGGCTGGAAACCGAGCCCGACTGCTGGCGCAGCTACCTCGCCGCCCACGGCGCACCGGCCTGGCTCAAGCCTGACCTGTTCACCATCACCGCCACGGGCGATTACGAAGACCACCTGTTCATCGAGGTCGACCGGGCCACCGAGCACCCTGGCGTGGTGGTGCGCAAAGCCGCCGTCTACCAGCGGTATGCCGCCACCGGTCAGCACCAGGCCGAGCATGGGCTGTTTCCCGGCGTGCTGTGGGTGGTGCCCGACGAACAGCGTCGCGGTGTGCTTGAAATCGCCCTGGCCCGTGACCGCCACGTCCAGACGGAACTGTTCCACGTCGTCACAACCGAGGGTTTCCGCGCCGCTATGACGGGCGAGCGGCCCGTCCCCGCTTCTGCGGAGGCTCAGGGGCGAAACAAGTAA